The genomic DNA GTGAAAATGTATCTGATCGCGCCATTGGTTATGGTATGCCAGGTGTGACGGTAGATGGAACAGATCCACTTGAGGTGTATCGAGTCGTCAAGGAAGCGACAGATCGTGCACGTCGTGGAGAAGGACCAAGTCTTGTCGAAACGATTTGTTATCGCCTCACAGCGCATTCGTCTGACGATGATCAGCGCTTATACCGTGATGCGGAAGAGCTTGAAAATGAAAAGAAATTGGATCCAATTCCACAGTTTGCGACGTATTTGAAAGATCTGGGCATACTCACGGACGAGTTGGAAAGTGCAATGGAAGAGCGTGTTATGAATGAAGTGAACGAAGCGACGGATTACGCGGAAAACGCGCCGTACGCTGAACCAGAATCTGCATTACTTCACGTCTACGCTGAAGATGGGGGGAACGACTAATGGCTGTTATGTCTTTTATCGATTCAATTACATTGGCAATGAAAGAAGAGATGGAACGAGATGATCGCGTGTTCGTTCTTGGTGAAGACGTCGGACGAAAAGGTGGCGTCTTTAAGGCGACAACGGGCTTATACGACCAATTTGGAGAATACCGTGCGCTGGATACACCTCTTGCAGAATCTGCTATTGCGGGTGTGGGTATTGGAGCAGCGATGTATGGCTTACGTCCGATTGCAGAAATGCAATTTGCAGACTTTATCATGCCGGCAGTGAACCAAATTGTGTCGGAAGCAGCTAAAATTCGTTATCGTTCGAATAATGATTGGACATGCCCGATTGTCATTCGTGCACCTTTTGGCGGCGGCGTCCACGGTGCGCTTTACCACTCGCAATCGGTCGAAGCGATGTTCGCTAGTACACCAGGTTTAAAAGTAGTCATTCCATCGACACCTTATGATGCAAAAGGCCTTTTAAAAGCTGCCATTCGCGATGAAGATCCCGTGCTATTCTTTGAGCATAAACGTGCCTATCGTTTGATTAAAGGGGAAGTGCCAACGGATGATTACGTATTGCCAATCGGCAAGGCGGACGTTAAGCGTGAAGGTGATGACCTAACGATTATCACATACGGCTTATGCGTGCACTTTGCTTTGCAAGCGGCAGAACGTCTTGCAGAGGATGGTATTTCAGCGCATATCTTGGATTTGCGTACGGTGTACCCACTTGACAAAGAAGCCATTATCGAAGCGGCATCGAAAACAGGGAAAGTTCTCCTTGTAACGGAAGATAATTTAGAAGGTAGCATTATGAGCGAAGTGGCAGCCATTATCGCAGAGAATTGCTTGTTTGAACTGGATGCGCCAATCAAACGTCTAGCGGGTCCGGATGTACCGGCAATGCCATACGCGCCAACGATGGAAAAATTCTTTATGGTGAATCCAGATAAAGTTGAAAAGGCTGCGCGTGAACTCGCTGAATTCTAATTTGATTGAGGACGGAGGTAAATCTATTGGCAATCGAAAATATTTTAATGCCACAACTTGGAGAAAGTGTTACAGAAGGCACGATTGAGAAGTGGCTTGTAAAACCAGGCGATACCATTAGTAAATATGAACCCCTTGCGGAAGTGAATACGGACAAAGTAACAGCAGAAGTCCCTTCTTCTTTCACGGGGACCATAAAGGAATTGATTGCACAAGAAGGAGAAACGCTTGCAGTTGGAGCGATTGTCTGCACGATTGAAATTGAAGGCGCAGCAAGCAGTGAGCCTGTAGCTTCAGCAACGATTGCTACACCAGATGTATCGGCTGTTGAATCGCCGAAAGCAGTAGCGGCTCCTGTGAAACGTGAAAAAGGGAAAGCGGCGGGACGTTATTCACCTGCAGTGCTTCGTTTGGCACAAGATAACGCGATTGATTTGACACTTGTCGAAGGGTCAGGTAAAGAAGGACGGATTACGCGTAAAGACTTGTTAGCGATTATCGAAAGTGGTAATATCCCGACCGCTTCAGCAGCCTCGGTGGCGGAAACGATAACACCAGTAGCCCCGGCACAGCAGGTTTCTGCGCCGGTAACGCCAGTACAGGCTGTTGCTACGCCGAAGGCAGCTGAGCCCGTCCATGTGGCTAGCACAGCAGGCGATATTGAAATTCCAGTGACGGGTGTGCGTCGTGCAATTGCCAATAATATGTTACGCTCCAAGCATGAAGCGCCACATGCTTGGATGATGATTGAAGTCGATGTCACAAATCTTGTACAGTACCGTGATTCATTGAAAAATGATTTTAAACAAAAAGAAGGCTTCAACTTAACTTATTTTGCGTTTTTCGTAAAAGCTGTAGCACAAGCATTGAAAGAATTCCCGATGATGAATTCCATGTGGGCTGGCGATAAAATTATCTTGAAAAAAGATATTAATATTTCAATCGCTGTGGCATCTGATGACGCACTCTTCGTTCCTGTCATCAATCATGCCGACGAAAAAACGATTAAAGGCATTGGCCGTGAAATACAAGAGCTTGCAGGCAAAGTCCGTTCAGGTAATTTGAAATCAGCTGAAATGCAAGGTGGTACGTTCACGGTGAACAATACGGGGTCATTCGGCTCTGTACAGTCAATGGGTATCATTAATTACCCACAAGCTGCGATACTACAGGTGGAATCAATTGTGAAACGCCCAGTTATTATGGAGGGCGGCATGATTGCCGCGCGTGATATGGTGAATTTATGTTTATCGCTCGACCATCGTGTGCTTGATGGGTTAGTTTGTGGTCAATTCCTGGCTCGTGTGAAAGCGATACTCGAAAATATTACTTCAGAAAACACGTCTGTATATTAAGTAAAACAGCCGATCTCGACCTCTTTATAACGGGGTCGAGATTATTTTAGTCTTCCATCAATTGGCTTACTCAGGTAAACTATAAAGTAGATTGAATATTTAGGGAGGGGAAATGTACTCTATGACGATACATACAGTCAAAGCAACAACATTCGAACAAACGAACTTTGAACAATGGAAAGAAGCTGCGATCCAAACGTTAAAAGGAAAACCATTTGAATCGCTTATGACCGCAACATTGGAGGGAATTGACCTTCATCCGCTTTACACACGTGACAATGTTTCAGAAGGTACAAATACCGTGCGAGTTGGAAAAGAGCAAACAGGATGGGTGGTTGCTCAACAGACCTATGCGACAGACGGTAAACAGTTTGTGAGTGAACTGAAAACTGCGCTAGCCCGTGGTAACGAAGCAATTGTGTATGATGGAACGAAGTCGCTTGAATGGGACGATGTATCACTTGCTGAAATTGCTCAATTGATGGTGAAGTATCCGATGATTGTGACGAACGTAGCAAGGAATGATGCATTTTTGAAAGCCTTTACATTCGTTCCAGAAGTGGATCGTTCAGCTGTTAAAGGGGCTGTTGCCGTTGCAGGTTGGCTGATACCAGCAGGTTTTGATCATGTAAGAATATATGCTTCGGATACATGGAAAGCGCATCATGACGGGGCTGATGCTGTAACAGAGCTTGCGCTTACACTTGCTCAAGCAGCGGAACAGTTAGACAAACAGGAGAACTTTCATGACTTTGCAGAGCGATTTTTTGCACGTTTTGCCGTGGACACGCATTTCTTTATGGAAATTGCTAAATTTCGTGCGTTCCGTATGCTGTGGCAAGCATTTGGAACAGCATATGGGGTTTCAGAAGTTCCCTATGTACCGATTGTGGCAAGTACATCGCTACGCTCTTATTCAAAACTAGATCCCTATGTTAATTTACTACGTGCAGGGAATGGTGCATTCTCGGCAGTACTCGGTGGAGCAGATGTATTAACTGTTCATCCACATGATATTTTAACGGGACCGACAGAAAGTTCTGTTCGATTTGCAAGAAATATTCAATTGGTTATTAAAGAGGAGTCGCATGCGGATAAAGTGATGGATCCAGCAGGCGGTTCTTATTTCATTGAGACGTTGACAGCCGAGCTTGTAGATAAAGCATGGGCATTGTTTGTAGAAATTGAAGCAGCAGGTGGCTATGAAGCATTTCTTCAACAAGGTTATCTTGCAGAGCTTCTTGAAAAACGTAGAAGCGAAGTGGCAAAAGGAAAAACGTCATTGATTGGCACGAATGTCTATGCAGAGTTGACAGATACCAATTTAACGAATTGGGATGGTGTAAATGTTGAAGGGCGTTTAGCCGAGCCGTTTGAAGAGGTAAGAGCGTTATTTGCTGAAGAACAACCGAAGACCGTGTTACTGACATTTGGAGAGCTGAAGGATTTCAAACCACGTGCTGATTTCGTGGGTGGATTTTTAGCGACGGGAGGCATTCGTTCTGAATGGAGCCCGGCATTCCCAGATGCACAAGCAGCCATTGATTGGCTGACATATGAAAAACCTGCGTATGCTATTGTCTGTGCAACGTCTGCGATGGCTGAAACAGTGATGGATCAATTGCTACGAGATTGTCCTGAAGAGGTGCTTGTAGATGCGGCTGGCAAATTTGAACCGGCAATTACACAACAATGGTTGAGTGCTGGGCTAAATGGTTTCATATACGGCGGTCAAAATAAAATTGACAAGCTACTCGATATTCAAAGCAAATGGAAAGGGGCGGTTCCAGTTGAAAAAGCCTGATTTCAGTAATGTACAAGTCCAGCAAATTGTGCAAGCTGTAAAAAATGTAAAACCAGCGACAGGTAAGCCTTTTAGGACGAATGAAGGAATCGACGTGAAAGCGATTTATACAGCTGCGGACATTGAGCAGGTTGAACATGTTAATGATTATCCGGGAATTGCGCCGAACACGAGAGGTCCTTATCCGACGATGTATGTAGCAAGACCTTGGACTGTTCGCCAGTACGCTGGGTTTTCGACAGCGGAGGAGAGTAATGCATTTTACAGACGAAATCTTGCAATGGGGCAAAAAGGGTTATCTGTCGCATTTGACCTTGCTACGCACCGAGGCTATGACTCGGATCATCCACGTGTAACAGGGGATGTTGGAAAAGCGGGTGTTGCAATTGACTCTGTAGAAGATATGAAAATCTTGTTTGACGGTATTCCTTTAGACCAAATGTCTGTCTCTATGACGATGAACGGAGCAGTATTACCGGTCATGGCCTTCTATATCGTAGCAGCAGAGGAGCAGGGCGTGACACCTGAAAAACTTGCAGGAACGATTCAAAATGATATTTTAAAAGAATATATGGTGCGGAACACGTATATCTTCCCACCCGATATGTCGATGAAAATCATTGCCGATATTTTTGAATATACTTCCAAAAATATGCCGAAATTCAACTCGATTTCGATTTCTGGCTACCATATGCAAGAAGCGGGAGCGACAGCTGATATTGAGCTTGCTTATACACTTGCGGATGGGCTTGAATATGTCCGGACAGGTTTGAAAGCGGGAATTGACATTGACTCCTTCGCACCTAGATTGTCGTTTTTCTGGGCGATTGGCATGAACTACTATATGGAAATTGCCAAAATGCGTGCAGCACGTAAAATATGGGCGCAAATGATGTCGACGTTTGAACCTGAAAATCCGAAAACATTGGCACTTCGTACACATTCGCAGACGTCGGGTTGGAGTTTAACGGAGCAGGATCCATTCAATAACGTTACGCGTACACTGATTGAAGCGAATGCTGCGGCGATGGGACATACACAGTCTCTTCATACGAATGCACTTGACGAGGCGATTGCATTGCCAACAGATTTCTCCGCGCGTATTGCACGGAACACTCAGTTATTCTTGCAGGAAGAAACGATGATGACCAAGGTAATTGATCCGTGGGGGGGCTCGTACTATGTCGAGAAGCTAACGGATGAACTGATGGACAAGGCATGGGAATTGATTGAGGAAATTGAGGATCTTGGTGGCATGGCAAAAGCGATTGAAACAGGTCTACCGAAAATGAAAATCGAAGAAGCAGCGGCAAAACGTCAAGCGCAAATCGATTCACGTGCTGAATCCATCATTGGGGTCAATAAATATCGCTTAGATAAAGAAGATCCAATCGATATTTTAGATATCGACAACACGCTCGTTCGACAAAAACAAATCGATCGCATTAACGAGATGAAAGCGAAGCGTGATGAAGCAGAAGTGGCGCAACTATTAACGAGGTTAACAGAAGTTGCACGAAGTGGCGAAGGCAATCTGCTTGCTTGTGCTGTCGATGCAGCACGCGCGCGGGCGACAATTGGTGAAATTTCAGATGCGATTGAACGTGTATCTGGCAGACATAAGGCGGTGATTCGTTCAGTGAGTGGTGTCTATAGTTCGAATTTCTCGAATGCGGAAGAGATTGATGAAGTGAAAGCGATGGCGGATGACTTTTTGGAAAATGAAGGTCGACGCCCACGGATTCTCATTGCAAAAATGGGTCAAGATGGCCATGATCGCGGAGCGAAAGTAATTGCCTCCTCCTTTGCGGACCTTGGTTTCGATGTTGATATCGGCCCATTGTTCCAAACGCCGGAAGAAACGGCTTTACAAGCAGCCGAAAACGACGTTCACGTCATTGGTGTAAGTTCATTGGCTGCCGGACATAAAACGCTCGTTCCAACTCTATTAAAAGAACTTCAAAAAATCGGCCGAGAAGATATTTTAATCGTTGTCGGTGGTGTTATTCCAGCGCAAGATTATACATTCCTTCGAGAAAATGGTGCAGCCGCAATCTTTGGCCCTGGAACGGTCATTCCGGTTGCCGCACAAAAAGTGATTGAAGAAATTTATCGCAGATTGGGCTATGAGGAAGTGGCGGAGTGACAAACAACAATCGCTTTTCATCCAATGACAGTGCACTCCATGTAATGGATGGTATTGCATCTTCACATGATGGTATGGCTGCTGCGAAGCGAAAACGATTTGTGAAAAAGGAACGGGAAATTCCAGTTGAAGAATTGACGGAACAAATTACGCAAGGTTCTCGGTTGCATCTTGCAAAGGGCATTACATTACTTGAAAGCATTACCTCGAGAGACAAACGTCTCGGTCAACAATTGCTGCTCAATTTGCTACCTAAAACAGGGAATAGCATTCGGATTGGCATCACAGGTGTCCCGGGTGCTGGAAAGAGTACATTTATCGAAGCGTTCGGGCTGATGCTTGCCGAGATGGGGCAAAAGGTGGCGGTGTTGGCGATTGATCCAAGTTCAACTCTTACAGGAGGAAGTATTCTTGGCGATAAGACGCGTATGGAAGAACTTTCGAGACATCCAAATGCTTTCATCCGACCTTCGCCATCTGCGGGTACGCTTGGTGGAGTGCATAAAAAATCCCGTGAAACGATGTTGCTTTGTGAGGCGGCAGGTTATGATGTAATCCTTATTGAAACTGTAGGTGTTGGGCAAAGTGAGACCGTCGTCCGCGGCATGGTCGATTACTTTATGCTACTCGTGTTAACGGGGGCCGGGGATGAACTGCAGGGTATGAAGAAAGGGATTATGGAACTGGCAGACGGGATTGTTGTTCATAAAGCTGATGGTGATAATTTACGACTGGCGAAAAAAACGGTCAGAGAATACCGTCAATTGCTTCATTTCTTACAGCCGGCTTCACCTGGTTGGACATCGACTGCACTTCCTGTATCCTCCATTCAAAAAACGGGGTTGGACGATGTTTGGAATACGATTTTATTGTTTAAAGAAGCAATGGAAAATAGTAACGTTTGGGAGAGGCGTCGTCAATCTCAAACAAGCGATTGGTTCCGCGCGATGATTAATGATCGGCTTATTGACACCTTTTTTGCAGAAACGGGCAAAAAAGAGCAAGTGGCAAAGCTAGAACAAGCATTGCTTGCTGGGAACTTGACCGTGACAGGTGCGGTTGATCGGTTGTTTGAAGAGTAATTGGGAATTATGGAAAATGAAAGCATCCTTGGACGAGTTCAACAGTTCGGGGATGCTTTTGCGTACGTATTTAAATAGTAACTACGGATGGTCTTAATTGGAATTTTACTTTATACTATATGGATAGAAGGATGTCGATTAGCCAAAAAGGAGCTTATCACTGTTATCCAAAACATTAAAGATTCGATAGCAACGTTGCAAAACATCTAAAAGCGTAGAGGTTTTTAACGGTTATCTGTATGTTAAATAGGGTAAAGGTTGTTAGTGAATCCAGAACTGCGATTGGAAGCGAAAAAAGTAAAGGGGATGCTTGTTTTGAAAAAAGCATATAAAACGGAAGTTCTCCTCACTGCTGCCCAACAACAAAAAATCAACCAAACTATCGGTGTCTGTCGTTATGTCTACAATCTTTATTTGAATATTGCGCAGAAGCATTACAAGGAAACACCTGTCTGGTTATGACTTTTCAAAATGGCTGAACCAATATCCATACAAAAGAGACAGACCAATGGATTAAAGATGTATCCAGTAAAGCTGTGAAGCAAGCTATCATGAATGGCGATAAGGACTTTTGGGAATTTTTCAAAGGATTGGCTAAATTTCCACTCCTCAAAAAGAAGAAGAATCAAGATGTGAAAGCCTACTTTCTGAAAAATAATGCGACTGATTTACCGGTGGAGCGCCATCGCATGAAAATCCCGACGATTGGTTGGGTTCGTTTTAAAGAAATGGGGTATATCCCAATGAATGCAACCGTCATAAACTGTACAGTGTCGCAAAAAGCCGGTCGATATTTTGTCTCTGTTTTATGTGAGATTGAAGAAGTGAAAGAAGCCTATATCCCCGAGCATGATGGGATTGGCATTGATTTAGGCCTCCGTACTTTTGCGGTTTGTAGTTATCATGTTCAATTCGATAACATAAACAAGACTCAACCCGTTATTAAATTAGAAAAAAACTTGAAGCGACAACAGCGGAAACTGAGTTGCAGTTACGAACAAAATTAAAAATCGGAAGGAAGGTGAATTCTGCGCTAAAAACAGGCAGAAACAACTTCTAGTTGTTTAACAATTGCACGCTAGACTAGCAAACACCCGATTGGCCTATATTCGGTATATGGTGAGATATGTTGGTGAAAACCAAACCAACATATCTCACGATAGAAGATTTAAACGTCAAAGGCATGATGAAAAATCGGCATTTATCCAAAGCTATTGCCGAGCAATGTTTTTCTGCCTTTCAGGAAATATTAACAGATAAATGTCTGGAGAAAGGTATCGAACTTCGGCAGGAAGTATCCATCCTCCAAGCTCTGCTCAAGTTGCGGATTTAAAAAGGTCAAGCTCCCTCTTTCTGAACGGACATTTGCCTGCGATAATTGCGATACGGTACTTGACCAAGATTTTAATGCCAGTTTAAATTTGAAATACGCAAAAGAATACACGGTTATCACAGAACGATAACTTGTATATGTAGGGTGGGCTACATCCGAATTGACGCCTGTGGAGTGCTAAACCAACCGTAGTAGCGGGCAAGTTGCGAGGCGGGGTACGAAGAAGCAGGAAAATGTCTAGCGTAGAGAAATGAATACATTTTTCTATGTTTTTAGTAGCAGTGCAGGTTGAATGCAGTTTAAAAGGGCTTTATCTTGTTTAATTGCTATTATGCTGATTTTCCATATACTTGCAAGTCCACATGTTACAGCCCGTACGTTGCACGAAATGCAAAAGGAAAAAGAATTACTCGAACAAAAGAAAAGTGTGTTAACAGACGATATAGAGCAAAAAGATGCAGAACTGGAGTCCAATACATCCACGATAGCGACAACCGTGGAACAACTACAAAAACTAGATATTCAAGTAACGAATACACATTATACTATTCATCAAATAGAGTTTGCTATCGCCCAGACGACAGAAGAGATCGATGGTTTACAAAGTGCCATTCTGACGTTGGAAAACATCATTAAAGAGCGCGATATAATAGTCCGTGAGCGCTTGCAAGCCCTTCAAGCGAAAGATAGCTCCGTTGACTTTTTTGATGTGTTGCTAAGATCGAAAAGTTTTTCGGATTTCATCGGGCGCTTTTCTTCAGTGAAAATCTTACTTGAAGCAGATCGCAAAATTATGACACAACAAGCTTCGGACATTGAACAATTGGAAGAACAAAAGTTGCTCGTCTCACAAAAACTAACGACGCAAGAAGTGAATAAAGAAGAACTTCAAGACTTACTCGCATCGTTAGACGTTCAAAAAAATGAAAAAAATCGTCTTGTTATACAACTAGCAATCGAGCAAAAAAAGTTAGCCAGTGAAAAAACAGTGCTTGAAAGTGCGTATGATCAAACAGAGGAAATGACACAGGAGCTTCAACAAGCAATGGTCGACTTACAAAAACGCCAAACCGTTTTTCAGCAGCAGTCCATCACATACTTACCTTCTTCAGATCCCGTTGCGGCAACATGTAGTGAGGGAGGGCAATTAGATGAACAGTTGTTTCTTGCTCAATTCACATCAGCTGGCGCATTTACAGGGAAAGGCCAATCGTTCATTACGATTGCACGGGAATTTCAAATCGATCCTGTATTGATGGCATCCATCGCATTTTTGGAAACAGGCAGTGGCACGTCAAATGCTGTCGTAGGTTATAACAATCCAGGTGGCTTAATGAACCCCGCCACGAACTGGTCCACATTGCTCAAATTTGACTCGATAGAAGACGGCTTACGCTCGATGGCCAAAACGATGAATCGACTTATTCATAAAGGTGGATTGACATCCATCAGTGACTTAGGCAGTGCCTATGCGCCGATTGGTGCGGAAAACGACCCAAGAGGATTAAATCAACACTGGGTTCCTGGAGTGACGAAATTCTCAATGGAATTTGGCGGATTAACGCAGAATTGCCGTGCACAGTAAATCATCGATATGAGCCTTCTATAATTGCATGAAACAAGCCCTCCTGCTATGATGAAGGAGTAGATAGAAAGGGGTTTTATAACCATGAATATGGATTTTAATCTTTACATGAATGATCTCCTCAGACAAGCACGTTCTGAGATGGAAGCAAGTGGGTATGAGCAACTGACAACACCTGAACAAGTTGAGGATGCTTTCAAACGTCAAGGGACAACGCTTGTGATGGTAAACTCTGTTTGTGGTTGTGCAGGCGGTATTGCACGTCCAGCGGCAGCGCATGCAGTCCATTATGACAAACGTCCAGACCACTTAGTAACGGTATTCGCGGGACAAGATAAAGAAGCGACAGCACAAGCACGCATGCTATTTGGTGAAGACCATTTACCTTCGTCTCCATCATTCGCACTATTAAAAGATGGCAAGCTTGTTGCAGAAGTCGGACGTTATGAAATCGAAGGTCACGATCCAATGTCTGTGGTGACGAATTTGCAAAGCCAGTTTGAGGAGTATTGCGAAGAAGTATAAGTGATACAAAAAAACAGTCCACATGTGTATTTCGCACATGGGACTGTTTTTTTTATAGTAGCAACGTGCTGAGACCGAACAAAACACTTGATGCAATCATAGCACCAATCATTAAATAGACGACAATTTTTTGAACTTTTTTATTGCTCATGCATCAAAACTCCTTACTCATTATGCTTTTATTTTAACAGAAATTGCAGATTTCACAACATGTAAGGATTTAAATAGGGTAAAATGAATAGATAGAGAGAAAGGGGAGATGAATAATGAAAAAAGTTGATCATATTGGCGTTGCTGTAAAAAGCATAGACAACTCTCTAGATTACTATATACATACGCTTGGACTTTCATTACTAGCAATTGAAGAAGTGGCAAGTCAAGGTGTACGGGTGGCGTTTTTGGATGCAGGGAACATCAAAATCGAATTGTTGGAACCGCTTGCAACAGATGGTCCAATTGCGAAATTCATCG from Sporosarcina sp. FSL K6-1522 includes the following:
- a CDS encoding BrxA/BrxB family bacilliredoxin, with product MNMDFNLYMNDLLRQARSEMEASGYEQLTTPEQVEDAFKRQGTTLVMVNSVCGCAGGIARPAAAHAVHYDKRPDHLVTVFAGQDKEATAQARMLFGEDHLPSSPSFALLKDGKLVAEVGRYEIEGHDPMSVVTNLQSQFEEYCEEV
- the meaB gene encoding methylmalonyl Co-A mutase-associated GTPase MeaB; protein product: MDGIASSHDGMAAAKRKRFVKKEREIPVEELTEQITQGSRLHLAKGITLLESITSRDKRLGQQLLLNLLPKTGNSIRIGITGVPGAGKSTFIEAFGLMLAEMGQKVAVLAIDPSSTLTGGSILGDKTRMEELSRHPNAFIRPSPSAGTLGGVHKKSRETMLLCEAAGYDVILIETVGVGQSETVVRGMVDYFMLLVLTGAGDELQGMKKGIMELADGIVVHKADGDNLRLAKKTVREYRQLLHFLQPASPGWTSTALPVSSIQKTGLDDVWNTILLFKEAMENSNVWERRRQSQTSDWFRAMINDRLIDTFFAETGKKEQVAKLEQALLAGNLTVTGAVDRLFEE
- a CDS encoding methylmalonyl-CoA mutase family protein, encoding MTIHTVKATTFEQTNFEQWKEAAIQTLKGKPFESLMTATLEGIDLHPLYTRDNVSEGTNTVRVGKEQTGWVVAQQTYATDGKQFVSELKTALARGNEAIVYDGTKSLEWDDVSLAEIAQLMVKYPMIVTNVARNDAFLKAFTFVPEVDRSAVKGAVAVAGWLIPAGFDHVRIYASDTWKAHHDGADAVTELALTLAQAAEQLDKQENFHDFAERFFARFAVDTHFFMEIAKFRAFRMLWQAFGTAYGVSEVPYVPIVASTSLRSYSKLDPYVNLLRAGNGAFSAVLGGADVLTVHPHDILTGPTESSVRFARNIQLVIKEESHADKVMDPAGGSYFIETLTAELVDKAWALFVEIEAAGGYEAFLQQGYLAELLEKRRSEVAKGKTSLIGTNVYAELTDTNLTNWDGVNVEGRLAEPFEEVRALFAEEQPKTVLLTFGELKDFKPRADFVGGFLATGGIRSEWSPAFPDAQAAIDWLTYEKPAYAIVCATSAMAETVMDQLLRDCPEEVLVDAAGKFEPAITQQWLSAGLNGFIYGGQNKIDKLLDIQSKWKGAVPVEKA
- a CDS encoding alpha-ketoacid dehydrogenase subunit beta, which encodes MAVMSFIDSITLAMKEEMERDDRVFVLGEDVGRKGGVFKATTGLYDQFGEYRALDTPLAESAIAGVGIGAAMYGLRPIAEMQFADFIMPAVNQIVSEAAKIRYRSNNDWTCPIVIRAPFGGGVHGALYHSQSVEAMFASTPGLKVVIPSTPYDAKGLLKAAIRDEDPVLFFEHKRAYRLIKGEVPTDDYVLPIGKADVKREGDDLTIITYGLCVHFALQAAERLAEDGISAHILDLRTVYPLDKEAIIEAASKTGKVLLVTEDNLEGSIMSEVAAIIAENCLFELDAPIKRLAGPDVPAMPYAPTMEKFFMVNPDKVEKAARELAEF
- the prli42 gene encoding stressosome-associated protein Prli42, with the translated sequence MSNKKVQKIVVYLMIGAMIASSVLFGLSTLLL
- a CDS encoding glucosaminidase domain-containing protein, which produces MQFKRALSCLIAIMLIFHILASPHVTARTLHEMQKEKELLEQKKSVLTDDIEQKDAELESNTSTIATTVEQLQKLDIQVTNTHYTIHQIEFAIAQTTEEIDGLQSAILTLENIIKERDIIVRERLQALQAKDSSVDFFDVLLRSKSFSDFIGRFSSVKILLEADRKIMTQQASDIEQLEEQKLLVSQKLTTQEVNKEELQDLLASLDVQKNEKNRLVIQLAIEQKKLASEKTVLESAYDQTEEMTQELQQAMVDLQKRQTVFQQQSITYLPSSDPVAATCSEGGQLDEQLFLAQFTSAGAFTGKGQSFITIAREFQIDPVLMASIAFLETGSGTSNAVVGYNNPGGLMNPATNWSTLLKFDSIEDGLRSMAKTMNRLIHKGGLTSISDLGSAYAPIGAENDPRGLNQHWVPGVTKFSMEFGGLTQNCRAQ
- the mce gene encoding methylmalonyl-CoA epimerase; translated protein: MKKVDHIGVAVKSIDNSLDYYIHTLGLSLLAIEEVASQGVRVAFLDAGNIKIELLEPLATDGPIAKFIEKRGEGVHHIAFGVTDIRTRMVELKEKGVQLLQEEPKPGAGGAEVAFLHPKSSFGVLYELCDKSGKGE
- a CDS encoding dihydrolipoamide acetyltransferase family protein; translation: MAIENILMPQLGESVTEGTIEKWLVKPGDTISKYEPLAEVNTDKVTAEVPSSFTGTIKELIAQEGETLAVGAIVCTIEIEGAASSEPVASATIATPDVSAVESPKAVAAPVKREKGKAAGRYSPAVLRLAQDNAIDLTLVEGSGKEGRITRKDLLAIIESGNIPTASAASVAETITPVAPAQQVSAPVTPVQAVATPKAAEPVHVASTAGDIEIPVTGVRRAIANNMLRSKHEAPHAWMMIEVDVTNLVQYRDSLKNDFKQKEGFNLTYFAFFVKAVAQALKEFPMMNSMWAGDKIILKKDINISIAVASDDALFVPVINHADEKTIKGIGREIQELAGKVRSGNLKSAEMQGGTFTVNNTGSFGSVQSMGIINYPQAAILQVESIVKRPVIMEGGMIAARDMVNLCLSLDHRVLDGLVCGQFLARVKAILENITSENTSVY
- the scpA gene encoding methylmalonyl-CoA mutase, which produces MKKPDFSNVQVQQIVQAVKNVKPATGKPFRTNEGIDVKAIYTAADIEQVEHVNDYPGIAPNTRGPYPTMYVARPWTVRQYAGFSTAEESNAFYRRNLAMGQKGLSVAFDLATHRGYDSDHPRVTGDVGKAGVAIDSVEDMKILFDGIPLDQMSVSMTMNGAVLPVMAFYIVAAEEQGVTPEKLAGTIQNDILKEYMVRNTYIFPPDMSMKIIADIFEYTSKNMPKFNSISISGYHMQEAGATADIELAYTLADGLEYVRTGLKAGIDIDSFAPRLSFFWAIGMNYYMEIAKMRAARKIWAQMMSTFEPENPKTLALRTHSQTSGWSLTEQDPFNNVTRTLIEANAAAMGHTQSLHTNALDEAIALPTDFSARIARNTQLFLQEETMMTKVIDPWGGSYYVEKLTDELMDKAWELIEEIEDLGGMAKAIETGLPKMKIEEAAAKRQAQIDSRAESIIGVNKYRLDKEDPIDILDIDNTLVRQKQIDRINEMKAKRDEAEVAQLLTRLTEVARSGEGNLLACAVDAARARATIGEISDAIERVSGRHKAVIRSVSGVYSSNFSNAEEIDEVKAMADDFLENEGRRPRILIAKMGQDGHDRGAKVIASSFADLGFDVDIGPLFQTPEETALQAAENDVHVIGVSSLAAGHKTLVPTLLKELQKIGREDILIVVGGVIPAQDYTFLRENGAAAIFGPGTVIPVAAQKVIEEIYRRLGYEEVAE